Proteins encoded together in one Micromonospora kangleipakensis window:
- a CDS encoding helix-turn-helix domain-containing protein, protein MGLENLARDGGAKDVEILVLRPQVAVLHRLDLEPADRVVLAVLSRLLPRHRWSEFFVTPATLLRWHRELVARRWTYPHARPGRPPVDAQVRKLVLRLAAENPSWGHRRIHGELLGLGYRVAASTVWKMHRAGVDPAPRRSGPTWKQFLTAQAHTILACDFFTAPSSSSGSTCCSS, encoded by the coding sequence GTGGGGCTCGAGAATCTCGCCCGCGATGGCGGGGCCAAGGATGTGGAAATCTTGGTGCTCCGCCCTCAGGTGGCGGTACTGCACCGCCTCGACCTCGAACCGGCCGACCGGGTGGTGCTGGCGGTACTGTCGCGGCTGCTGCCCCGCCACCGCTGGTCGGAGTTCTTCGTCACCCCGGCGACGTTGTTGCGGTGGCACCGCGAGTTGGTCGCCCGGCGGTGGACGTACCCGCATGCGCGGCCCGGCCGGCCACCTGTCGACGCGCAGGTGCGTAAGTTGGTGCTGCGGCTGGCCGCCGAGAATCCCTCATGGGGGCATCGGCGTATCCATGGTGAGCTGCTCGGCCTGGGCTACCGGGTGGCGGCCAGCACGGTGTGGAAGATGCACCGCGCCGGCGTCGACCCGGCGCCGCGGCGGTCCGGACCGACCTGGAAGCAGTTCCTGACCGCCCAGGCGCACACGATCCTGGCGTGCGATTTCTTCACGGCACCGTCTTCCTCCAGCGGATCTACGTGCTGTTCTTCGTAG
- a CDS encoding transposase produces MLFFVEIATRQVHVVGATAHPTGAWVAQQARNLLTDLDQRAAGLRFLLRDRHTKFTAVFDAVFTAEGVDVIKTPPQAPRANAFAERWVGTVRQCTDRMLILGELHLAAVLSEYVAHYNGHRPHRSLDQQPPNPPPQVVDLNAARVQRRPILGGLINEYSQAA; encoded by the coding sequence GTGCTGTTCTTCGTAGAGATCGCGACCCGCCAGGTCCACGTCGTCGGGGCGACCGCCCATCCGACCGGCGCCTGGGTGGCGCAGCAGGCGCGCAACCTGCTCACGGACCTCGATCAGCGTGCTGCTGGGCTGCGGTTCCTGCTGCGCGACCGGCACACGAAGTTCACGGCCGTCTTCGACGCGGTGTTCACCGCCGAGGGCGTCGATGTGATCAAGACTCCGCCGCAGGCGCCCCGGGCCAATGCGTTCGCCGAGCGGTGGGTGGGCACCGTACGCCAATGCACTGACCGGATGCTCATTCTCGGCGAGCTTCATCTGGCGGCAGTCCTGAGTGAGTACGTGGCGCACTACAACGGCCACCGTCCGCATCGTTCCTTGGACCAGCAGCCACCGAACCCGCCACCACAGGTCGTAGACCTGAACGCCGCCCGGGTCCAGCGCCGCCCAATCCTCGGTGGCTTGATCAACGAGTATTCGCAGGCGGCGTAG
- a CDS encoding transposase, with product MQTRRRELLDRTLIWNQHHLLHALREFEGFYNFHRPHQGIANARPLHPLPEPIVDPDKMAYLNIRRRERLGGILHEYEHAA from the coding sequence GTGCAGACCCGCCGGCGTGAACTCCTGGACCGCACCTTGATCTGGAACCAGCACCATCTCCTCCACGCCCTACGGGAGTTCGAAGGCTTCTACAACTTCCACCGGCCTCACCAGGGCATAGCCAACGCCCGCCCGCTACACCCCTTGCCGGAGCCGATCGTCGATCCGGACAAGATGGCCTACCTCAACATACGAAGACGCGAGCGCCTCGGCGGCATCCTCCACGAGTACGAGCATGCCGCGTGA
- a CDS encoding alpha/beta fold hydrolase: MVGGTHHRTATVDGLDVFYREAGLPDAPPLVLLHGFPTSSHMFRELIPALADQYHVVAPDHIGFGYSSAPSLADFPYTFDALTDVTASLLDQLDIRRYAVYMQDYGAPIALRLLLRRPESISAIITQSGNAYQEGFVEAFWKPLFTYANEPGPKTEAAARQAFTEKMVRWQYETGVPDVSLVSPDAWRHAMEVLARPGNDENQLQLFRDYKTNLDIYPQAQECFRQTQLPLLAVWGANDEIFGPDGARAFARDLPDAEIHLLDTGHFALETHVDEIAGHIREFLGRLQLQPMMAVSKR; encoded by the coding sequence ATGGTTGGCGGCACACACCACCGGACCGCGACTGTCGACGGCCTTGACGTCTTCTACCGTGAGGCCGGCCTGCCGGATGCGCCGCCGCTCGTCCTGCTGCACGGCTTCCCGACCAGCTCGCACATGTTCCGGGAGCTGATCCCGGCGCTGGCCGACCAGTACCACGTGGTGGCTCCCGACCACATCGGGTTCGGCTACTCTTCGGCGCCGTCGCTGGCCGACTTCCCGTACACCTTCGACGCGCTCACCGACGTCACCGCCAGCCTGCTGGACCAGCTCGACATCCGCCGGTACGCCGTCTACATGCAGGACTACGGGGCACCGATCGCGCTGCGGCTGCTGCTGCGCCGCCCCGAGAGCATCTCCGCGATCATCACCCAGAGCGGGAACGCGTACCAGGAAGGTTTCGTGGAGGCGTTCTGGAAGCCGCTGTTCACATATGCCAACGAGCCCGGGCCGAAGACGGAGGCTGCCGCGCGGCAGGCGTTCACCGAGAAGATGGTCCGCTGGCAGTACGAGACCGGTGTACCTGACGTCAGCCTGGTCAGCCCGGACGCCTGGCGGCACGCTATGGAGGTACTCGCCCGGCCGGGCAACGACGAGAACCAGCTTCAGCTCTTCCGGGACTACAAGACGAATCTCGACATCTATCCGCAGGCGCAGGAGTGCTTCCGGCAGACCCAGTTGCCGCTGCTCGCGGTGTGGGGAGCCAACGACGAAATCTTCGGCCCCGACGGTGCCCGCGCCTTCGCGCGCGACCTGCCCGACGCCGAGATCCACCTGCTCGACACCGGGCATTTCGCGCTGGAGACCCACGTCGACGAGATCGCCGGGCACATCCGGGAGTTCCTCGGCCGGCTGCAGCTCCAACCGATGATGGCAGTTTCCAAGCGGTGA
- a CDS encoding TMEM175 family protein — MSAGPEEVQPRGPARLADIGRLAAFSDGVFAIVITLLVLDLRVPEYHQGELLTSLVREGPSYLAFVVSFVYIGVLWLNHHALLRLVRGTTLTLSWINISILFGVVIIPFPTAVLSSALVDGDTDDLRVAVVMYALAAALMSAPWLVFFAYLRRHPTLRAGHIDQDHVHAQEARPITGLVLYGLAGLLGWIVNPLLGLLGIIVMIIFHGLTSEGLRTGPLQWVRTGRRG; from the coding sequence GTGTCCGCAGGTCCCGAGGAGGTTCAGCCGAGAGGCCCTGCTCGCCTGGCCGACATCGGTCGGCTGGCGGCGTTTAGCGACGGTGTCTTCGCCATCGTCATCACCCTGCTGGTGTTGGACTTGCGGGTGCCTGAATACCACCAGGGTGAGCTACTCACGTCGCTCGTCAGGGAGGGCCCGTCCTACCTGGCTTTCGTGGTTTCGTTCGTCTACATCGGCGTCCTCTGGCTCAACCACCACGCACTGCTACGGCTGGTCCGCGGCACGACCCTCACGCTCAGTTGGATCAATATCAGCATCCTCTTCGGCGTGGTGATCATCCCGTTTCCGACTGCGGTTCTATCGTCGGCGCTCGTCGATGGTGACACCGACGACCTGCGGGTGGCTGTCGTCATGTACGCGCTCGCGGCGGCGCTGATGTCGGCGCCCTGGTTGGTGTTCTTCGCCTACCTGCGCCGCCATCCGACGCTGCGCGCGGGCCACATCGACCAAGACCACGTTCACGCGCAGGAGGCTCGCCCAATCACTGGCCTCGTTCTCTACGGATTGGCCGGGCTGCTCGGCTGGATCGTAAACCCGCTACTGGGACTACTCGGCATCATTGTGATGATCATCTTTCACGGTCTCACCAGCGAAGGTCTCCGCACTGGACCGCTCCAGTGGGTTCGGACCGGCCGCCGAGGCTGA
- a CDS encoding RNA-guided endonuclease InsQ/TnpB family protein has translation MPRRRDPAAPRVVHRTARVALRVTAGQRRRCFGLLRSAGDVWACVLEVNAWRRRRRDVPLSGYQELCRELATSGPGTFGELDSVGARSVLRRFSDAWFAAAKRRSAGDVSARFPRRRRGLVPVRWYHGTFTLDGLRVRIPTAKGSAPLWVRLAREVPYPVEQVRSVTLLCVGGRLFLDVTAEVPVAVYPPGEQPDPACVAGVDLGIIHPYAVAGPDGEALLVSGRAIRAEHRMHLADTKARRRGVARRAPKPGEKGSRRWRQYRRRARLVEGRHRRRVCQAQHEAARTVVSWAVRQRVGVLHVGDPRGVLDLSAGRRHNLRLRQWQIGRLIQILVDKATLAGISVRLVDERGTSSTCPACRRRVPKPRGRTLSCPHCAFSGHRDLVAAASIATRVPGGGSTTLAAVVLPEVVTHRRAGRHLPGAGRSRRDPRRPPRAARGSVGPRRPAPPGGESLAPKARIHNAHRKPGER, from the coding sequence GTGCCTCGTCGTCGGGATCCCGCCGCCCCGCGGGTCGTGCACCGCACCGCGCGCGTCGCGTTGCGGGTGACCGCCGGGCAGCGGCGGCGGTGTTTCGGGCTGTTGCGCTCGGCTGGTGATGTGTGGGCGTGCGTGTTGGAGGTCAACGCGTGGCGGCGCCGCCGCCGGGACGTACCCCTGTCCGGTTATCAGGAGTTGTGCCGGGAGTTGGCGACGTCCGGGCCGGGCACGTTCGGCGAACTGGATTCCGTCGGGGCCCGGTCGGTGTTGCGCCGGTTCTCGGACGCGTGGTTCGCAGCGGCGAAACGCCGCAGCGCCGGTGACGTGTCGGCGCGGTTCCCGCGTCGCCGGCGGGGGCTGGTGCCGGTGCGCTGGTACCACGGCACGTTCACCCTCGACGGACTTCGGGTCCGGATCCCCACCGCCAAAGGCAGTGCCCCGCTGTGGGTGCGCTTGGCGCGGGAGGTGCCGTATCCGGTCGAGCAGGTCCGCTCGGTCACCCTGCTGTGTGTGGGCGGCCGACTGTTTCTCGATGTCACCGCCGAGGTACCGGTGGCGGTCTACCCGCCCGGTGAACAACCGGACCCGGCCTGCGTGGCCGGGGTGGACCTGGGGATCATCCACCCGTACGCGGTGGCCGGCCCCGACGGGGAGGCACTGCTGGTGTCCGGCCGGGCGATCCGCGCCGAACACCGCATGCACCTGGCCGACACCAAGGCCCGCCGCCGCGGCGTGGCACGGCGGGCGCCGAAGCCGGGTGAGAAGGGGTCGCGGCGGTGGCGGCAGTACCGGCGTCGGGCACGACTGGTGGAGGGCCGGCACCGCCGGCGGGTGTGTCAGGCCCAGCATGAGGCCGCCCGCACGGTTGTTTCCTGGGCGGTGCGGCAGCGGGTGGGTGTGTTGCACGTCGGTGATCCCCGCGGGGTGTTGGACCTTTCTGCGGGGCGGCGGCACAACCTGCGGTTGCGGCAGTGGCAGATCGGCCGCTTGATCCAGATTCTCGTCGACAAGGCCACCCTGGCCGGTATCAGTGTTCGGCTGGTCGACGAACGCGGCACGTCGTCCACCTGCCCCGCCTGCCGAAGGCGGGTGCCGAAGCCTCGTGGACGCACCTTGTCGTGCCCGCACTGCGCATTCTCCGGCCACCGTGACCTGGTCGCGGCTGCCAGCATCGCCACCCGTGTTCCGGGCGGCGGATCCACCACCCTGGCAGCTGTTGTGTTGCCGGAGGTGGTCACGCACCGTCGAGCCGGCCGGCACCTGCCCGGTGCCGGGCGGTCCCGACGTGACCCCCGCCGCCCACCCCGGGCGGCGCGAGGATCAGTTGGCCCGCGGAGGCCCGCCCCACCCGGTGGGGAGTCGCTCGCCCCCAAGGCGAGGATCCACAACGCCCACCGCAAACCCGGTGAACGTTAG
- a CDS encoding IS630 family transposase, giving the protein MPRTGRPTPPLTLTDEERATLTRWSRRAKTAQVLAMRSRIILACADGGSNTDVATALGVHLSTVGKWRRRFLKLRLDGLIDEPRPGRPPSIGLDRVEEVVVATLEQTPRNATHWSRTSMAEKSGLSKSTVGRIWRDFGLKPHLADTFKLSTDPQFIEKVVDVVGLYHNPPERAVVLCVDEKSQIQALDRSQPVLPMMPGMPERRTHDYARNGITSLFAAFNIADGTVIGELHRQHRATEFKKFLATIDKAVPADLDVHLVCDNYGTHKTPAVRAWLARHPRFHMHFTPTGSSWINQVERWFGYLTEQKIRRGAHKSVHSLEADIRTWIADWNTNPRPFTWTKTAEEILESLARFCRRISSAAH; this is encoded by the coding sequence ATGCCGAGGACTGGGCGTCCCACCCCGCCGCTGACGTTGACCGATGAAGAACGTGCGACATTGACCCGATGGTCGCGGCGGGCGAAGACGGCGCAGGTCCTCGCGATGCGCTCCCGGATCATTCTGGCCTGCGCCGATGGCGGCTCGAACACTGATGTGGCAACGGCACTGGGTGTTCATCTGTCCACGGTGGGGAAATGGCGTCGCCGATTTTTGAAGCTGCGGCTGGACGGACTGATCGACGAGCCGCGGCCGGGTCGTCCTCCGTCCATCGGTTTGGACCGGGTCGAAGAGGTCGTCGTCGCCACCTTGGAGCAGACGCCACGTAACGCCACCCACTGGTCGCGTACCTCCATGGCGGAGAAGTCCGGACTGTCGAAGTCCACCGTCGGACGGATCTGGCGGGACTTCGGCCTCAAGCCGCATCTGGCCGACACGTTCAAGCTCTCCACGGATCCGCAGTTCATCGAGAAGGTCGTCGACGTGGTCGGGCTCTACCACAACCCGCCCGAACGGGCCGTGGTGCTCTGCGTGGATGAGAAGTCGCAGATCCAGGCCCTGGACCGGTCCCAGCCGGTGCTGCCGATGATGCCCGGCATGCCCGAACGCCGCACCCACGACTACGCCCGCAACGGCATCACCAGCCTGTTCGCCGCGTTCAACATCGCCGACGGCACCGTCATCGGCGAACTGCACCGCCAGCACCGCGCGACCGAGTTCAAGAAGTTCCTGGCCACGATCGACAAAGCCGTGCCAGCCGATCTGGACGTGCACCTGGTCTGCGACAACTACGGCACCCACAAGACCCCCGCCGTGCGGGCGTGGCTGGCCCGCCATCCCCGCTTCCACATGCACTTCACACCGACCGGTTCCTCCTGGATCAACCAGGTCGAACGCTGGTTCGGCTACCTCACAGAGCAGAAGATCCGCCGCGGCGCCCACAAGAGCGTTCACAGCCTGGAAGCCGACATCCGCACCTGGATCGCAGACTGGAACACCAACCCCAGGCCCTTCACCTGGACCAAGACCGCCGAGGAGATTCTCGAATCACTCGCACGATTTTGTAGGCGGATTTCTAGCGCAGCACACTAG
- a CDS encoding IS256 family transposase, with product MTATLNDVTPRKRKPEPSAEEQAAAELVRLAKEQGLSLTGPDGLLKQLTKTVLETALNEEMTEHLGYEKYDPAGAGSGNIRNGTRSKTVLTEATGHVEIDVPRDRAGTFEPQIVRKRQRRLSGVDEVVLSLYAKGLTTGEISAHFAEIYGASVSKETISRITDKVIEEMTDWSHRPLDEIYAAVFIDAIVVKVRDGQVANRPFYAAIGVTLDGDKDILGLWAGAGGEGAKFWMGVLTDLRNRGVKDVFFLVCDGLKGLPEVVTNVWPQTVVQTCVIHLIRNTFRLTSRKYWDELKRDIKPIYTAVNATAARAAFDDLADKWGGRYPAVIRLWDNAWAEFIPFLDYDVEIRRVICSTNAIESLNARYRRAVKARGHFPNEQAALKCLYLVTRSLDPTGTGRTRWTMRWKPALNAFAITFSDRFPAAETY from the coding sequence ATGACCGCGACACTGAACGATGTGACCCCACGGAAGAGGAAGCCTGAGCCGTCGGCGGAGGAGCAGGCCGCTGCCGAGCTGGTCCGGCTGGCCAAGGAACAGGGCTTGTCGCTGACCGGCCCGGACGGGCTGCTCAAGCAGTTGACCAAGACGGTGCTCGAGACTGCGCTGAACGAGGAGATGACCGAGCACCTGGGCTATGAGAAGTACGATCCGGCCGGCGCCGGGTCGGGCAACATCCGCAACGGCACCCGGTCCAAGACGGTGCTGACCGAGGCGACTGGTCATGTCGAGATCGACGTGCCACGTGATCGGGCCGGCACGTTCGAACCGCAGATCGTCCGCAAGCGGCAGCGCCGGTTGTCCGGGGTCGACGAGGTCGTGTTGTCGCTGTATGCCAAGGGGCTGACGACCGGGGAGATCTCGGCGCACTTCGCCGAGATCTACGGGGCGTCGGTGTCGAAGGAGACGATCTCCCGGATCACCGACAAGGTCATCGAGGAGATGACCGACTGGTCGCACCGGCCCTTGGACGAGATCTACGCCGCGGTGTTCATCGACGCCATCGTGGTCAAGGTCCGCGACGGGCAGGTCGCCAACCGGCCGTTCTACGCCGCGATCGGGGTCACCCTCGACGGGGACAAGGACATCCTCGGGCTGTGGGCCGGCGCCGGTGGTGAGGGCGCCAAGTTCTGGATGGGCGTGCTGACCGACCTGCGCAACCGAGGCGTCAAGGACGTGTTCTTCCTGGTCTGCGACGGCCTCAAAGGGCTGCCGGAGGTGGTCACCAACGTGTGGCCCCAGACCGTCGTGCAAACCTGCGTGATCCATCTGATCCGCAACACGTTCCGGCTGACCTCCCGCAAGTACTGGGACGAGCTGAAACGCGACATCAAGCCGATCTACACCGCGGTCAACGCCACCGCGGCCCGGGCAGCGTTCGACGACCTCGCGGACAAGTGGGGTGGACGGTATCCGGCGGTGATCCGGTTGTGGGACAACGCCTGGGCCGAGTTCATCCCGTTCCTGGACTACGACGTGGAGATCCGGCGGGTGATCTGCTCGACCAACGCGATCGAGTCGTTGAACGCCCGCTACCGCCGGGCGGTCAAGGCCCGCGGCCACTTCCCGAACGAGCAGGCGGCGCTAAAGTGCCTGTATCTCGTGACCCGGTCCCTGGACCCGACCGGAACCGGCAGGACCCGATGGACGATGCGCTGGAAACCCGCGTTGAACGCCTTCGCCATCACCTTCAGCGACCGCTTCCCGGCCGCTGAGACCTACTAG
- a CDS encoding TolB family protein — MGRQTMRSLAAAATLLAGLLLGGTTPAFASAPVNGQLAFDRGENAVFISNPDGTAERRLSPDSAEGCCATWSPDGTMLAQLALTEDGQCCTGLYNADGTGFHVLARPSPGFLAGCTTWSPDQTHLACEAWDETDPDFASGVFTIRLDGSYLTRLTTNPYPGGTDLKCDYSPDGSQIAFYRDDPTRKNGNSALFVMDSDGTNVKRITPWGKLRNCASWSPDGKWLLFNNFHGQIWRVHPDGSDLQQIKLHTGESWYFAFEPDWSPDGNRFAFSMWNPALGQDDIYTAAADGTDIVQVTNTPEHEGNVSWGSNPVGLSR, encoded by the coding sequence ATGGGACGACAGACGATGCGGAGCCTCGCGGCGGCGGCGACCCTGCTCGCTGGGCTGCTACTCGGCGGCACCACGCCAGCCTTTGCGAGCGCACCCGTCAACGGGCAACTCGCGTTCGACCGGGGCGAGAACGCCGTCTTCATCAGCAACCCGGATGGCACGGCCGAGCGCAGGCTGAGCCCGGACTCGGCGGAGGGATGCTGCGCCACCTGGTCTCCGGACGGCACGATGCTGGCGCAGCTCGCCCTCACCGAGGACGGCCAGTGCTGCACCGGCCTCTACAACGCCGACGGCACCGGCTTCCACGTGCTGGCCCGGCCCAGCCCGGGGTTTCTCGCCGGCTGCACCACCTGGTCACCCGACCAGACGCACCTGGCCTGCGAGGCGTGGGACGAGACAGATCCAGACTTCGCCTCTGGCGTGTTCACGATCCGACTGGACGGCAGCTACCTGACCAGGCTCACCACCAACCCCTACCCGGGCGGCACTGACCTCAAGTGCGACTACTCCCCCGACGGGTCACAGATCGCCTTCTACCGCGACGACCCGACCCGCAAGAACGGCAACTCGGCCCTGTTCGTAATGGACAGCGACGGGACCAACGTTAAGCGCATCACCCCGTGGGGCAAGCTACGCAACTGCGCGAGCTGGTCACCCGACGGCAAATGGCTGCTGTTCAACAACTTCCACGGCCAGATCTGGAGGGTGCATCCCGACGGCTCCGACCTACAGCAGATCAAGCTACACACGGGCGAGAGCTGGTACTTCGCCTTCGAGCCCGACTGGTCCCCCGACGGCAACCGATTTGCCTTCAGCATGTGGAACCCCGCCCTCGGCCAGGACGACATCTATACAGCAGCAGCGGACGGCACCGACATCGTCCAAGTCACCAACACGCCAGAGCACGAAGGCAACGTGAGCTGGGGCTCGAACCCCGTGGGACTATCTCGCTAA
- a CDS encoding histidine kinase, with protein MPFRLTVGGAGLLLGGLSLWLAANSEGYSFAADAPWALILYLTAGWLTIAAGVLRWGRRPALLLVLVAIAWFVAEWDSPLAGSALTFTTALCLGYAGPAVVGHLTLVDMGRSRWNVPLAAVGYVATIALLGVLPTVYFDPASQGCPTCPDNLVVLADDAGALQRTAQWGMRIGLAWAVVVMVVVTARLVRATPVRRRRAAPVVAGGGAYLVASAWTFLINFDRGHLGHTALESRLWAAQGIALIVLAATFVAELVRARRTHAYLARLVVDVAAGSQPGRLRDAVAERVGDPGLEVAYPLDVGGYVDAAGHPLLVPADGRRTTRLAIGDHEFAVLVHRPGLLDDPVLVAELIGAGHLGLESAGLRARTLAVLEDVRASRLRLIEAGDTQRVRLERDLHDGAQQRLVALSFALSVLRSRAGEDGERLYAAVPAVQAALDQLRALARGISPVVLREEGLAAALTSLAETAPLRLLDLPEGRFPDLVETTAYLLVARAAAAGPTDAAVTMYDDDLVLDLVSPCATEALDDVPDRISSLGGRLTVEPGADGTNRLAARIPVTQ; from the coding sequence ATGCCGTTCCGGCTGACGGTTGGCGGAGCCGGGCTCCTGCTCGGCGGTCTCTCTCTGTGGCTGGCGGCGAACAGCGAGGGCTACTCGTTCGCCGCGGACGCACCGTGGGCGTTGATCCTGTACCTGACCGCCGGTTGGCTGACGATCGCGGCAGGTGTCCTGCGCTGGGGTCGACGGCCGGCTCTGCTCCTGGTCCTGGTCGCGATCGCCTGGTTCGTGGCCGAGTGGGACTCGCCGCTGGCCGGATCCGCGCTCACGTTCACCACGGCGCTCTGCCTCGGCTACGCCGGCCCCGCTGTAGTCGGGCACCTGACCCTGGTCGACATGGGTCGATCGCGGTGGAACGTGCCGCTCGCCGCCGTCGGGTACGTCGCGACGATCGCGCTCCTCGGTGTGCTGCCCACGGTGTACTTCGACCCGGCCAGCCAGGGGTGTCCGACGTGCCCCGACAACCTTGTCGTGCTGGCGGACGACGCCGGGGCGCTTCAGCGGACGGCGCAGTGGGGGATGCGGATCGGCCTGGCGTGGGCGGTCGTCGTCATGGTGGTGGTCACCGCACGCCTCGTGCGCGCGACACCGGTCCGGCGACGGCGGGCGGCACCCGTCGTTGCCGGAGGGGGTGCCTACCTGGTGGCCTCCGCGTGGACCTTCCTGATCAACTTCGATCGCGGCCACCTCGGGCACACCGCACTCGAAAGCCGGCTCTGGGCCGCCCAGGGGATCGCCCTGATCGTGCTGGCGGCCACCTTCGTGGCCGAGCTCGTACGCGCCCGGCGCACCCACGCCTACCTCGCCCGGCTCGTCGTCGACGTTGCCGCGGGCTCCCAGCCCGGTCGGCTTCGCGACGCCGTCGCCGAACGCGTCGGCGATCCCGGCCTGGAGGTCGCCTACCCCCTGGACGTCGGCGGGTACGTCGATGCGGCCGGGCATCCGCTGCTCGTTCCCGCCGACGGCCGCCGGACCACCCGACTCGCCATCGGCGACCACGAATTTGCCGTCCTGGTGCACAGGCCCGGTCTTCTAGACGACCCGGTCCTCGTCGCCGAGCTGATCGGCGCCGGGCACCTCGGCTTGGAGAGCGCGGGCCTGCGCGCCCGGACCCTGGCGGTCCTGGAGGACGTGCGTGCCTCCCGGTTGCGCCTCATCGAGGCCGGCGACACGCAGCGTGTGCGTCTGGAGCGGGACCTGCACGACGGTGCCCAACAGCGACTGGTCGCGCTGTCGTTCGCGTTGAGCGTCCTGCGCAGCCGGGCTGGGGAGGACGGCGAACGGCTGTATGCGGCGGTGCCGGCAGTGCAGGCGGCCCTGGACCAGCTCCGTGCCCTCGCCCGTGGAATATCGCCCGTCGTCCTCCGCGAGGAGGGGCTCGCTGCGGCATTGACCTCGCTCGCTGAGACCGCACCGCTGCGCCTGCTCGACCTGCCCGAGGGCCGGTTCCCGGACTTGGTCGAGACGACGGCGTACCTCCTCGTCGCCCGGGCCGCCGCTGCGGGTCCCACCGACGCGGCCGTGACCATGTACGACGACGACCTGGTCCTCGACCTGGTCTCGCCCTGCGCGACGGAGGCGCTTGACGACGTGCCCGACCGGATCAGCTCACTCGGCGGTCGGCTGACCGTGGAGCCGGGGGCCGACGGGACCAACCGGCTTGCCGCCCGAATCCCCGTCACTCAGTGA
- a CDS encoding TRAP transporter substrate-binding protein, whose translation MKHSYAAIATALSSALLASGCSAAPDRAGGDAEEQVRVLTYAVVNIGGPSAAETEWADDVKRLSDGALQIEFKSAWRRGEPQQEQGVLADLREGKVALGGVRARALDREGYLGFQALVAPFLVDSYALESAVFDSGIVDDMLAGVTAIDVVGIAVLPSSLYRVTGKEHAFAGPDDFRGQILATQDSAMNEATMKSLGATPHFMASSSDIRAYDGYTAPPGAVAGNSYQSFLRHLAGNLSLGIQPSLILMGKVTEGSLDEEQRKILREAASDVRAAAIRASQEDDRVGMSVLCNSSVEVSFASAEDLQDLRKAVTPVYDQLRQDPQSAEWLGQITALKIKTAAAPDVATCPDTPTPASTDLGIPDGTYVRTRTKEDLERAPYYLSWYPPGTSTLTFRRGVMTKIDPEGASQSHTYTLFQGRIHAENNGPVDFIASYHLDGDKLTFTDFIWPDCTNCQPDESAYGGSDPWIRQ comes from the coding sequence ATGAAACACTCGTACGCCGCCATCGCCACGGCGCTCTCGTCCGCCTTGCTGGCTTCCGGCTGCAGTGCCGCGCCGGATCGCGCCGGAGGTGACGCTGAGGAGCAGGTGCGGGTGCTGACCTACGCCGTGGTGAACATCGGAGGGCCCAGCGCGGCGGAGACCGAGTGGGCCGACGACGTGAAGCGACTCTCGGACGGCGCGCTCCAGATCGAGTTCAAGAGCGCCTGGCGGCGAGGGGAACCCCAGCAGGAGCAGGGAGTCCTCGCCGACCTCCGCGAAGGAAAGGTCGCCCTGGGCGGCGTGCGGGCGCGGGCCCTGGACCGGGAGGGCTACCTCGGCTTCCAGGCATTGGTAGCGCCGTTCCTGGTCGACAGCTACGCGCTGGAGTCCGCGGTGTTCGACAGCGGAATCGTGGACGACATGCTGGCCGGCGTCACCGCAATCGACGTGGTCGGCATCGCCGTCCTGCCATCATCGCTCTACCGGGTGACCGGCAAGGAGCACGCCTTCGCCGGTCCGGACGACTTCCGCGGCCAGATCCTCGCCACGCAGGACTCCGCAATGAACGAGGCCACGATGAAGAGCCTCGGAGCAACTCCGCATTTCATGGCGAGCAGCTCCGACATCCGGGCGTACGACGGCTACACGGCACCTCCCGGAGCCGTCGCCGGGAACAGCTACCAGAGCTTCCTGCGCCACCTCGCCGGCAACCTCAGCCTAGGCATCCAACCCAGCCTGATCCTCATGGGCAAAGTAACCGAGGGCTCGCTCGACGAGGAGCAACGCAAGATCCTGCGCGAGGCCGCCAGTGACGTGCGCGCTGCGGCGATCAGGGCGAGCCAGGAGGACGACCGGGTCGGGATGTCGGTCCTGTGCAACTCATCGGTCGAGGTCAGTTTCGCCAGCGCTGAGGATCTACAAGATCTCCGGAAGGCCGTTACGCCCGTGTACGACCAGCTCAGGCAGGATCCCCAAAGCGCGGAGTGGCTCGGCCAGATCACCGCCCTCAAGATCAAAACCGCCGCTGCACCGGACGTGGCGACGTGCCCCGATACGCCAACCCCCGCCTCCACCGATTTAGGCATCCCGGACGGGACCTACGTCCGCACCCGGACCAAGGAAGACCTCGAGCGAGCGCCCTACTACCTCTCGTGGTATCCGCCCGGCACGTCGACCCTGACCTTCAGGCGTGGCGTGATGACCAAGATCGACCCGGAGGGGGCGAGTCAGAGTCACACGTATACGTTGTTCCAGGGCCGTATCCACGCCGAGAACAACGGCCCCGTGGACTTCATCGCCTCCTATCACCTAGACGGCGACAAGCTGACGTTCACCGACTTCATCTGGCCCGACTGCACTAACTGCCAGCCGGACGAGTCTGCCTACGGAGGATCCGACCCATGGATCAGGCAGTGA